Proteins from one Cyprinus carpio isolate SPL01 chromosome B15, ASM1834038v1, whole genome shotgun sequence genomic window:
- the zgc:153372 gene encoding arsenite methyltransferase produces MNYATTFLRTLAVRRKVQTLSMSSAVHENVKNYYGSRLETSDDLQTNAACSMPSRPLRKSACEALKQVHPDVCKRYFGCGLVIPEKLEGCTVLDLGSGSGRDCYVLSKLVGERGQVIGLDMTDEMIVASQKYVQYHQEKFGYSKPNTVFVKGYMEKLSDPGIQNNSLDVVVSNCVICLCPDKRTVISEAYKVLKEGGELYYSDMYASKVVPDSFKEDPVLWGEGMAGTLYWRDLITLMKDIGFSTPHLVAGSHIVVHNPELQRKTGDVTYASGTYRIFKLPQNSIKTKALVTYKGTVPDCAECFEFDASHSFKTNVPVEVGAEMAAILQNTRFSTDFNISMLDTPDPNQSSTPQYCHLSPFLLADKLGSSVKQCSKTGH; encoded by the exons ATGAACTACGCTACTACATTTCTACGTACTCTGGCTGTTCGGCGTAAAGTACAAACCCTTAGCATGTCTTCTGCTGTTCATGAAAACGTGAAG AATTATTATGGCTCTCGGCTGGAGACTTCAGATGACTTACAGACCAATGCTGCGTGTTCCATGCCCTCCAGACCTCTGCGCAAGAGCGCATGTGAGGCCCTGAAACAAGTCCACCCAGATGTTTGCAAGAG GTATTTTGGCTGTGGGCTGGTGATTCCAGAGAAGCTGGAAGGATGTACAGTTCTTGATCTGGGCAGTGGATCAGGCAGAGACTGCTACGTCCTCAGCAAACTGGTGGGGGAGAGAGGTCAAGTCATTGGGCTGGATATGACTGATGAGATG ATAGTTGCCTCGCAAAAATATGTCCAGTACCATCAAGAGAAGTTTGGATACTCAAAACCAAACACTGTGTTTGTGAAAGGATACATGGAGAAGCTCAGTGATCCAGGGATACAGAACAACTCTTTGGATGTAGTTGT GTCAAATTGTGTGATATGTCTGTGCCCAGATAAGAGGACTGTGATAAGTGAAGCTTACAAAGTTCTGAAG GAGGGTGGAGAGTTGTACTATAGTGACATGTACGCAAGCAAAGTAGTTCCAGACTCATTCAAAGAAGATCCAGTTCTGTGGG GTGAAGGAATGGCCGGCACCCTCTACTGGCGCGATCTCATTACTCTGATGAAGGACATAGGCTTCAGCACTCCCCACCTGGTTGCAGGCAGTCACATTGTGGTTCACAACCCAGAACTTCAAAGAAAGACTG GTGATGTTACATATGCATCTGGAACTTACCGGATCTTTAAACTACCTCAAAACTCCATCAAGACCAAAGCGCTTGTGACCTATAAAGGCACCGTGCCTGACTGTGCTGAATGTTTTGAGTTTGATGCCTCTCATTCCTTTAAG ACCAATGTCCCAGTGGAGGTGGGTGCAGAGATGGCTGCCATTCTCCAGAACACCCGTTTCTCTACGGACTTCAATATTTCAATGTTAGACACTCCAGATCCAAACCAGAGCAGTACTCCACAG TATTGCCACCTTAGCCCATTCCTTCTTGCGGATAAACTGGGCTCCTCAGTCAAACAGTGCTCGAAAACCGGACACTAA